A single window of Fibrobacter sp. UWP2 DNA harbors:
- a CDS encoding aldolase catalytic domain-containing protein, whose protein sequence is MYYESIKVLDCTIRDGGLVNKHDFSLEFVRRLYTLLTAAGIDYMEMGYKNSPELFDPKEYGPWKFCDDDLLWKVKDGIDSKMKMAVMADVGRVNMDAVKPASESPYQMFRVASYVKNIDKGISMVNAFHDMGYETTLNIMAVSRDRGPELDEALHQVNEECKADILYLVDSFGAFYQEDIDKEITRYRSIVKNKKFGFHGHNNQQLAFSNTIQAIIDHVDYLDGSVSGMGRGAGNCTTELLLSFLKNPKYDLRPVLDAIQELFLPLKEKYEWGYIIPQMITGMLNRHPQDAIAVRKTDEKDMYRKFYEKMVND, encoded by the coding sequence ATGTACTACGAAAGCATCAAGGTCCTGGACTGCACCATCCGCGACGGCGGTCTCGTCAACAAGCACGACTTCTCCCTCGAGTTCGTCCGCCGCCTTTACACCCTCCTCACCGCGGCCGGCATCGACTACATGGAAATGGGCTACAAGAACAGCCCCGAACTTTTTGACCCCAAGGAATACGGTCCGTGGAAGTTCTGCGACGACGACCTCCTTTGGAAAGTGAAGGACGGCATCGATTCCAAGATGAAGATGGCCGTGATGGCCGACGTGGGCCGCGTGAACATGGACGCCGTGAAGCCAGCTTCCGAAAGCCCCTACCAGATGTTCCGTGTGGCAAGCTACGTCAAAAACATCGACAAAGGCATCAGCATGGTGAACGCCTTCCACGACATGGGCTACGAGACAACTCTCAACATTATGGCCGTGAGCCGCGACCGCGGTCCGGAACTTGACGAAGCGCTCCACCAGGTGAACGAAGAATGCAAGGCAGACATCCTGTACCTCGTCGATAGCTTCGGTGCCTTCTACCAGGAAGACATCGACAAGGAAATCACGCGCTACAGGAGCATCGTGAAGAACAAGAAGTTCGGCTTCCACGGTCACAACAACCAGCAGCTCGCCTTCTCCAACACCATCCAGGCAATCATCGACCACGTGGACTACCTCGACGGTTCCGTATCCGGCATGGGCCGCGGCGCAGGCAACTGCACCACCGAACTTTTGCTCAGCTTCCTCAAGAACCCCAAATACGATTTGCGCCCGGTTCTCGACGCCATCCAGGAACTCTTCCTCCCGCTCAAGGAAAAGTACGAATGGGGCTACATCATCCCGCAGATGATCACGGGCATGCTGAACCGTCACCCGCAAGACGCCATCGCCGTCCGCAAGACCGACGAGAAGGACATGTACCGCAAGTTCTACGAGAAGATGGTAAACGATTAG
- a CDS encoding sulfate adenylyltransferase subunit 1, with the protein MKGLLKFITCGSVDDGKSTLIGHILYDSKLLYADQEKALELDSKVGSRSGKIDYSLLLDGLMAEREQGITIDVAYRYFTTDRRSFIVADTPGHEEYTRNMAVGASFADLSVILVDASQGVLVQTRRHARICKLMGIRYFVFAVNKMDLVGYSQERFEEILKQINELSAELSLHSVYVIPLSATEGDNVTVKSKNIAWYQGKALLDYLETIDIDDAQTEAGFYLPVQRVSRPDRTFRGFQGQIEAGAIRVGDTVTSLPSNEKAAVKGILRGDKNVEEAHVGEPVTISLDREVDVSRGCVLAKDTDIGSYKKIKASLLWMDDEPLSLGKDYLVKLGTKIIPDTLTKIDYAIDVNTGAHQATESLNKNGIASVEIVFAEAIVVDLFEKHKTLGELILIDRVTHATSACGVVEGLFERQVAAGEKAEFVQGERHGRGEIFEEFFYDTATLSVVKQQPVKQHYTVGDEIPTVGESYRYPDDFDIIILRDSTAVKVRGKRIAEITEVAKYLYDGFPVINGRGFEIKVCSDEDVSQLLREYTEAGEVGREAFFKKWTVFDTYRKVVIK; encoded by the coding sequence ATGAAAGGTTTGTTGAAGTTTATTACATGCGGCTCGGTGGACGACGGAAAATCTACACTCATCGGGCATATCCTTTACGATTCTAAGTTGCTTTACGCTGACCAGGAAAAGGCTTTGGAACTCGACAGCAAGGTGGGTAGTCGCAGCGGAAAGATCGACTATTCGCTTTTGCTCGACGGCCTGATGGCGGAACGCGAGCAGGGCATTACCATCGACGTGGCGTATCGCTATTTCACGACGGACCGTCGCAGTTTTATTGTGGCAGATACGCCGGGGCACGAGGAATATACCCGCAACATGGCCGTAGGTGCATCATTTGCGGACCTCTCCGTGATTCTCGTGGATGCCTCGCAGGGTGTTCTGGTGCAGACCCGCCGTCACGCCCGCATCTGCAAGCTTATGGGCATTCGCTATTTCGTGTTTGCCGTGAACAAGATGGATCTTGTGGGCTACAGCCAAGAACGTTTCGAAGAAATCCTGAAGCAAATCAATGAACTGAGCGCAGAACTTTCGCTCCACAGCGTTTATGTGATTCCGCTTTCGGCCACCGAGGGCGACAACGTGACCGTGAAATCCAAGAACATCGCATGGTACCAGGGCAAGGCCCTCTTGGATTACCTTGAAACCATCGACATCGATGATGCGCAAACCGAAGCGGGCTTTTACCTGCCCGTGCAGCGTGTGAGCCGCCCGGATCGCACTTTCCGCGGATTCCAGGGGCAAATCGAAGCGGGCGCAATTCGCGTGGGCGATACGGTTACAAGCCTCCCGAGCAACGAGAAGGCGGCTGTCAAGGGAATTCTGCGCGGCGACAAGAATGTGGAAGAGGCTCACGTCGGTGAACCCGTGACCATTTCGCTGGACCGCGAAGTGGATGTTTCCAGAGGTTGCGTGCTCGCCAAGGACACCGACATCGGAAGCTACAAGAAGATTAAGGCTTCGCTCCTGTGGATGGACGACGAACCGCTTTCACTCGGGAAAGACTACCTCGTGAAACTCGGAACGAAAATCATTCCCGACACTCTTACAAAAATCGATTATGCGATTGATGTGAACACGGGTGCGCATCAAGCGACGGAATCGCTGAACAAGAATGGCATCGCTTCCGTTGAAATCGTATTTGCCGAAGCCATTGTCGTGGACCTCTTTGAAAAGCACAAGACCTTGGGCGAGCTCATTCTCATTGACCGCGTGACCCATGCGACATCGGCATGTGGCGTCGTGGAAGGTCTTTTCGAAAGACAGGTTGCTGCAGGTGAGAAGGCTGAATTCGTGCAGGGCGAACGCCACGGTCGTGGAGAAATCTTCGAAGAGTTCTTCTACGATACGGCGACACTCTCTGTGGTGAAGCAACAGCCCGTCAAGCAGCACTACACCGTGGGTGACGAAATCCCGACAGTGGGGGAGAGCTACCGCTATCCCGACGATTTCGACATCATCATCTTGCGCGACAGCACCGCCGTCAAAGTGCGCGGCAAGCGCATCGCCGAAATCACAGAAGTAGCCAAATATCTTTACGATGGATTCCCGGTCATCAACGGACGTGGCTTTGAAATCAAGGTTTGCTCCGATGAAGACGTGTCGCAACTCCTCCGGGAATACACCGAAGCGGGCGAAGTTGGCCGCGAAGCGTTCTTTAAAAAGTGGACAGTTTTTGACACCTACCGGAAAGTTGTGATAAAGTAA
- the cysD gene encoding sulfate adenylyltransferase subunit CysD, translated as MSEFSHLDELEAEAIYIIREVAAECEKPVMLYSIGKDSSVMLHLAMKAFYPEKPPFPFLHVNTTWKFREMIEFRDRTAQKLGIEMLEYINQDGVKQGINPFDHGAAYTDIMKTQALKQALNKYGFTAAFGGGRRDEEKSRAKERIFSFRNSAHAWDPKNQRPEMWKLYNTKINKGESIRVFPISNWTEKDIWQYIKREKIDIVPLYFAAPRPVVVRDGNIIMVDDERFPLREGETPEIKSVRFRTLGCYPLTGGIESTATTLDEIIDETLSAVSSERTSRVIDNEAAGSMERRKREGYF; from the coding sequence GTGAGCGAATTTTCACACCTCGACGAGCTGGAAGCCGAAGCCATCTACATCATCCGCGAAGTCGCTGCTGAATGCGAAAAGCCCGTGATGCTGTACTCGATAGGCAAGGACAGTTCCGTCATGTTGCATTTGGCCATGAAGGCCTTTTACCCCGAAAAGCCGCCTTTCCCGTTCTTGCACGTGAACACCACGTGGAAGTTCCGCGAGATGATCGAGTTCCGCGACCGCACGGCGCAAAAGCTCGGCATCGAGATGCTGGAATACATCAACCAGGACGGCGTCAAGCAAGGCATCAACCCGTTTGACCACGGGGCGGCATACACCGACATCATGAAGACGCAGGCCCTGAAGCAGGCCTTGAACAAGTACGGCTTTACCGCTGCATTTGGCGGCGGTCGCCGCGACGAAGAAAAGTCCCGCGCGAAGGAGAGAATTTTCTCGTTCCGCAATTCTGCGCACGCCTGGGACCCGAAAAACCAGCGCCCCGAAATGTGGAAGCTTTACAACACCAAGATTAACAAGGGCGAGAGCATCCGCGTTTTCCCGATTTCGAACTGGACCGAAAAGGACATCTGGCAGTACATCAAGCGCGAAAAGATTGACATTGTCCCGCTGTACTTTGCGGCCCCGCGCCCGGTCGTGGTGCGTGACGGCAACATCATCATGGTGGACGACGAACGCTTCCCGCTGCGGGAAGGCGAGACGCCCGAAATCAAGTCGGTGCGTTTCCGCACGCTCGGCTGCTACCCGCTCACGGGCGGCATTGAATCGACCGCCACGACGCTTGACGAAATCATTGACGAAACATTGAGCGCAGTATCCTCGGAGCGCACATCCCGCGTGATTGACAACGAAGCCGCGGGCAGCATGGAACGCCGCAAGAGGGAGGGATATTTCTAA
- a CDS encoding ferredoxin family protein yields MSISIDQSKCIGCGRCHDVCPGTLIKINENKKAFIKYPKDCWGCTSCIKECPVHAISFFLGEDIGGKGCKVHTEKVKGEKNDIVRWFFELNDGSVKTIDIDPKESNKY; encoded by the coding sequence ATGAGCATTAGCATTGATCAAAGCAAGTGCATCGGTTGCGGGCGCTGCCACGACGTTTGCCCCGGCACGTTAATCAAGATAAACGAAAATAAAAAAGCGTTTATCAAGTACCCCAAGGACTGCTGGGGTTGTACCTCGTGCATCAAGGAATGCCCCGTTCACGCCATCAGTTTCTTTCTCGGCGAAGACATCGGCGGCAAGGGCTGCAAGGTGCATACCGAAAAAGTCAAGGGCGAAAAGAACGATATCGTGCGCTGGTTTTTTGAACTGAACGACGGAAGCGTCAAGACTATCGATATCGACCCCAAGGAATCTAACAAATACTAG
- a CDS encoding adenylyl-sulfate reductase subunit alpha has translation MKIERIKTDLLVIGGGTAGCYAAIAASKAGIKILVVEKANIKRSGCLAAGVNALNAYITEGRTPRDYVEYAKKDADGIVREDLLYSISEKFNEVTAHLENLGLVILKDKDGKYVTRGNRNIKINGENIKPILAAAVAKAPNVQVLNHVNIFDFSVHDNKIDGAFGFGIENDTFYAIEAGAVIVATGGAAGLYRPNNPGFSRHKMWYPPFNTGAGYAMGIRHGAEMTTFEMRFIALRCKDTIAPTGTLAQGVGAKQVNSLGEVYETKYGISTSERVYGTVAENLEGRGPCYLRTVGITPEQEESLLKAYLNMAPSQTIRWIENDTPSKANVEIEGTEPYIVGGHTASGYWVDTKRATTIEGLYAAGDVAGGAPQKYVTGALAEGEIAAKSAVEYVKGLSALRLIRQTHQPAQGSSAPGANPLEKISEEEVTEHVAEIEKFLSKRGGNTEEARNESVEHLEEAMQAVMDTYAGGIKTGYRYSENQLAVALKEIEKIETRVGDLRAADLQEVMFIYELKERLTVCKSVIAHLAARHETRWHSFAENLDYPEKDNVNFRKYVNSRLENGEIKIILRELTAEGQRNYEH, from the coding sequence GTGAAGATAGAACGGATCAAGACGGACTTGTTGGTCATAGGCGGCGGTACTGCCGGCTGTTATGCGGCCATTGCTGCTTCTAAAGCCGGCATCAAGATACTTGTCGTCGAGAAGGCGAATATCAAGCGGAGCGGCTGCCTGGCTGCCGGCGTAAACGCGCTGAACGCCTACATTACCGAAGGCCGCACGCCCAGGGATTACGTGGAATACGCGAAGAAGGATGCCGACGGGATCGTCCGCGAGGATCTGCTCTATTCCATCTCCGAGAAGTTCAACGAGGTCACCGCGCATTTGGAAAATCTCGGCCTTGTCATCTTGAAAGACAAGGACGGCAAGTATGTGACGCGCGGGAACCGCAACATCAAAATCAACGGCGAGAACATCAAGCCGATTTTGGCGGCGGCTGTCGCGAAGGCCCCGAACGTTCAGGTGCTGAACCACGTGAACATTTTTGATTTTTCCGTTCACGATAACAAGATTGACGGTGCGTTCGGTTTCGGGATAGAGAACGATACCTTCTACGCCATTGAGGCGGGTGCGGTGATTGTCGCGACGGGCGGTGCCGCCGGGCTTTACCGCCCGAACAATCCGGGATTTTCGCGGCACAAGATGTGGTACCCGCCGTTCAATACGGGTGCGGGTTACGCCATGGGAATCCGTCACGGCGCCGAGATGACCACGTTCGAAATGCGGTTCATAGCGCTCCGTTGCAAGGACACGATTGCCCCGACGGGGACGCTCGCGCAGGGCGTTGGCGCCAAGCAGGTGAATTCCCTCGGAGAAGTTTACGAGACCAAGTACGGGATTTCTACTTCGGAACGTGTTTACGGCACGGTGGCCGAAAATCTGGAAGGTCGCGGGCCGTGCTACTTGCGCACCGTTGGGATTACGCCCGAGCAGGAAGAATCGCTTTTGAAGGCGTACCTGAACATGGCGCCGTCGCAGACGATTCGCTGGATTGAAAACGACACGCCGTCGAAGGCGAATGTCGAAATTGAGGGTACGGAGCCTTACATCGTGGGCGGCCACACCGCAAGCGGTTACTGGGTCGATACCAAGCGCGCCACGACCATCGAAGGGCTTTACGCCGCGGGCGATGTTGCCGGTGGTGCTCCGCAGAAGTACGTGACGGGAGCGCTTGCCGAAGGCGAGATTGCGGCGAAGAGTGCCGTGGAGTATGTAAAGGGTTTGTCGGCCCTTCGGCTGATTCGACAAACTCATCAACCAGCTCAGGGATCTAGCGCGCCGGGCGCGAATCCGCTGGAAAAAATTTCGGAAGAGGAGGTTACAGAACATGTCGCAGAAATCGAGAAATTCCTCAGCAAGCGCGGCGGCAATACCGAAGAAGCCCGCAACGAATCTGTCGAGCACCTTGAAGAAGCAATGCAAGCAGTTATGGACACTTATGCAGGCGGCATCAAGACAGGCTATCGTTATAGCGAAAATCAGTTAGCGGTTGCTCTCAAGGAAATCGAGAAGATCGAGACCCGCGTGGGCGACTTGCGTGCCGCCGACCTGCAAGAGGTGATGTTTATCTACGAACTCAAGGAACGGCTGACGGTTTGCAAGAGCGTGATTGCGCACTTGGCCGCACGTCACGAAACCCGCTGGCACAGTTTTGCCGAGAACCTCGACTATCCCGAAAAAGACAACGTCAACTTCCGCAAGTACGTGAATTCCCGTCTCGAAAACGGTGAAATCAAAATCATCCTGCGCGAACTCACCGCAGAAGGGCAAAGGAACTATGAGCATTAG
- a CDS encoding M67 family metallopeptidase, with amino-acid sequence MITISKDNYEKILAHAQKNLPEEACGLIAGRIEGGDKHIEKVYLLTNIDHSNEHFSLDPKEQLAAIKDMRANGLSPLGNWHSHPESPSRPSEEDKRLAYDSRASYLILSLMDREHPVLNSFHIEGDTATNEGLVVE; translated from the coding sequence ATGATCACAATCTCAAAAGACAACTACGAAAAAATCCTCGCGCACGCCCAAAAGAACCTCCCCGAAGAGGCCTGCGGGCTGATTGCGGGGCGCATCGAAGGTGGCGACAAGCATATCGAGAAGGTCTATCTGCTTACGAATATCGACCATTCGAACGAGCATTTTTCGCTGGATCCCAAGGAACAGCTTGCCGCCATCAAGGACATGCGTGCAAACGGCCTCTCGCCGCTGGGCAACTGGCATTCCCATCCGGAATCCCCTTCGCGCCCGTCGGAAGAAGACAAGCGTCTTGCCTACGATAGCAGGGCGAGCTACTTGATTCTTTCGCTCATGGACCGCGAACATCCGGTGCTCAATTCCTTCCACATCGAGGGCGATACCGCCACGAACGAAGGCCTCGTGGTCGAATAA
- a CDS encoding molybdopterin-synthase adenylyltransferase MoeB: MAFTNEQLERYSRHIILKEVGAKGQKKLLNAKVLVIGAGGLGAPVAMYLAAAGVGTIGIADADVVDLSNLQRQIIHATADVGKPKVQSAKETMEAMNPDVKVITYHTFVTSENILDLIKDYDFIIDGTDNFPAKFLINDACVMAKKPFSHAGIIRFQGQLMTYVPGQGPCYRCVFKEPPPKDAVPTCKQAGVIGAMGGVIGSLQAMEAVKYILGVGNLLTGYLLTYNALTMEFRKVKLPTHTEDCAVCGTHPTITQLIDYEQAVCDLKH, encoded by the coding sequence ATGGCATTTACTAACGAACAGTTGGAGCGCTATTCCCGTCACATCATCTTGAAAGAGGTGGGTGCGAAGGGCCAGAAGAAGCTCCTGAACGCAAAAGTTCTCGTGATTGGCGCGGGTGGCCTCGGGGCTCCTGTGGCCATGTACCTTGCCGCCGCAGGCGTGGGCACCATCGGCATTGCCGATGCCGACGTGGTCGACCTTTCCAATCTGCAGCGCCAGATCATTCACGCTACGGCCGATGTGGGCAAGCCCAAGGTGCAATCCGCGAAAGAGACGATGGAAGCGATGAACCCCGATGTGAAGGTGATTACTTACCACACCTTCGTGACGAGCGAAAACATCCTCGACCTCATCAAGGATTACGATTTCATCATCGACGGCACGGACAATTTCCCGGCGAAGTTCCTCATTAACGACGCTTGCGTGATGGCGAAAAAGCCCTTCTCCCATGCGGGAATCATCCGCTTCCAGGGCCAGCTCATGACGTATGTTCCGGGCCAGGGCCCCTGCTACCGCTGCGTGTTCAAGGAACCGCCTCCGAAAGATGCCGTGCCGACCTGCAAGCAGGCGGGCGTGATTGGCGCTATGGGCGGCGTTATCGGTAGTCTGCAGGCGATGGAAGCCGTCAAGTACATTCTCGGCGTGGGCAATTTGCTCACGGGCTACTTGCTCACCTACAATGCGCTCACAATGGAATTTCGCAAGGTGAAACTTCCGACGCATACCGAAGACTGCGCTGTTTGCGGCACGCACCCGACCATCACGCAGCTCATCGACTACGAGCAGGCGGTTTGCGACTTGAAACACTAG
- the thiS gene encoding sulfur carrier protein ThiS: MFITVAGNKKEYKDGLTVAELIEAEKIDNPLYVTVSVNEEFVEGGTFDKAVLKDGDSVEFLYFMGGGC, encoded by the coding sequence ATGTTTATTACAGTTGCAGGAAACAAGAAAGAATACAAGGACGGCCTCACCGTCGCAGAACTGATTGAAGCTGAGAAGATTGACAACCCGCTTTACGTGACGGTTTCCGTGAACGAGGAATTTGTCGAAGGCGGAACGTTTGACAAGGCCGTGCTCAAGGACGGTGACAGCGTCGAGTTCCTCTACTTCATGGGAGGCGGCTGCTAA
- a CDS encoding sulfurtransferase TusA family protein translates to MAEIKIDDTIDITDVVCPTTFVKAKVALEELEEGQILSIRLNDGEPVQNVPRSIKEEGHEILKLDDNQDGSFTLIVKKVGD, encoded by the coding sequence ATGGCAGAAATAAAAATTGATGATACCATCGACATTACCGATGTCGTGTGCCCGACTACTTTCGTGAAGGCGAAGGTCGCCCTCGAGGAACTGGAAGAAGGCCAAATCCTTTCTATTCGCCTGAACGACGGCGAACCGGTGCAGAACGTGCCGCGCAGCATCAAGGAAGAGGGACACGAAATCTTGAAACTTGACGACAACCAGGATGGCTCCTTCACGCTTATCGTGAAGAAGGTCGGCGACTAA
- a CDS encoding DsrE/DsrF/DrsH-like family protein: MSEVKIYPAKDFYKIDTKNSTLLDVREPSEAIVRPVNGALQVPFFELSKKIDNIPKDKPVYVFCSTGDRSEEVAEILADRDYDVYNVEGGLEAVPKVHFVDARGLKCPGPIVKVDEAVKSVSVGEEVQVEATEKAFFSDVDVWCQRTGNELKSLAEKDGIIYATIVKRDAPQSLEKRDFEHGKTFVVFSGDLDKAIASFIMANGAAAMGRPVTMFFTFWGVSILRRPEKVRVKKSFIGKMFGFMMPRGSKKLGLSRMNFGGIGAKMIRAVMKQNGVSSLEELIESARQKGVKFVACQMSMELMGIAAEELIDGVELGGVATMLGSAEKSDLTYFI; the protein is encoded by the coding sequence ATGTCCGAAGTCAAAATTTATCCGGCAAAAGATTTTTATAAAATCGATACTAAGAATTCAACCTTACTCGATGTTCGCGAGCCGAGCGAAGCCATCGTACGCCCTGTAAATGGTGCGTTGCAGGTTCCGTTCTTTGAACTGTCCAAGAAGATAGACAACATCCCGAAAGACAAACCCGTTTACGTGTTCTGCTCCACGGGGGACCGCTCCGAAGAGGTTGCTGAAATCCTCGCCGACCGCGATTATGACGTATACAATGTGGAAGGCGGGCTTGAAGCTGTCCCGAAAGTGCATTTCGTGGATGCCAGGGGCCTCAAGTGCCCGGGCCCCATCGTGAAGGTGGACGAAGCGGTCAAAAGCGTGTCCGTCGGCGAAGAAGTCCAGGTGGAAGCGACCGAGAAGGCGTTCTTCTCGGATGTGGATGTCTGGTGCCAGCGTACCGGCAACGAGTTGAAATCGCTTGCCGAAAAAGACGGCATTATTTATGCGACCATCGTAAAGCGCGATGCGCCCCAGTCTCTTGAAAAAAGGGATTTTGAGCACGGCAAGACATTCGTCGTTTTCAGCGGCGATTTGGACAAGGCCATTGCCTCGTTCATCATGGCGAATGGTGCCGCTGCGATGGGCCGCCCGGTCACGATGTTTTTTACCTTCTGGGGAGTAAGCATTTTGCGCAGGCCCGAAAAGGTCCGCGTCAAGAAATCGTTCATCGGAAAAATGTTCGGGTTCATGATGCCCCGCGGCTCCAAGAAACTCGGGCTTTCGCGCATGAACTTTGGCGGTATCGGCGCAAAGATGATTCGAGCCGTGATGAAGCAGAACGGAGTCTCTTCGCTGGAAGAACTGATTGAAAGCGCAAGGCAGAAGGGCGTGAAGTTTGTCGCCTGCCAGATGTCGATGGAACTCATGGGCATCGCTGCGGAAGAGTTGATTGACGGCGTGGAACTCGGTGGAGTCGCGACGATGCTAGGCTCCGCCGAAAAGTCCGACTTGACATACTTTATCTAG
- a CDS encoding DUF6803 family protein codes for MSSTHYMDLLMQNSPWNLILFMAIPVVLAETIAITELLIPLLSEKAELTKKVNRVCGVLAGVAFIGIILYLFPAVVLPLASNGDFRTWVDVVAIFSYLLAGIPMILLALLNLKLLFKHAEPKKRHIIRISLLAAFLVLSHIAMIFGMVDPSIAGYQPAKQSIEMNHFMPDHSMHDHSHHH; via the coding sequence ATGTCTTCTACCCATTATATGGATTTACTGATGCAGAATTCGCCGTGGAACTTGATTCTGTTCATGGCAATTCCTGTCGTCTTGGCAGAAACCATCGCGATTACGGAACTGTTGATTCCGCTCCTTTCAGAAAAGGCCGAGTTGACAAAAAAGGTGAACCGCGTGTGCGGCGTACTTGCGGGTGTTGCATTTATCGGCATCATCCTTTACCTGTTCCCTGCCGTGGTTCTGCCACTCGCGTCCAACGGGGATTTCAGGACATGGGTCGATGTGGTCGCCATCTTCTCGTACCTGTTGGCGGGCATTCCGATGATTCTGCTGGCGCTGCTCAACTTGAAGCTTCTCTTTAAGCATGCTGAGCCGAAGAAAAGGCACATCATCCGCATTTCTTTGCTGGCTGCATTCTTGGTTCTGTCTCACATCGCCATGATTTTTGGTATGGTGGATCCGTCCATTGCAGGCTACCAGCCGGCAAAGCAATCCATCGAGATGAATCATTTCATGCCCGACCATTCCATGCATGACCATTCGCATCATCACTGA
- the bioB gene encoding biotin synthase BioB yields the protein MNRQTALEILNANADSIPNLIEQAYQLRTKYKGNRVSIQLLTNVRSGNCTQNCAYCAQSRDSEAPIEKYRYVEDKKLYGDNDLVDEMHLARHCIGLSGIRFADDDIEKLAERIRKMKKNDTQICCSIGFLTEKQALILKEAGLNRINHNLNSSRRFYPSICTTHTYQERIDNLKMLKGLGFEICSGGIIGMGETPEDVVDMLFELLEINPDSVPINFLLPVEGTRLAERDISALTPEYCIKVLCLARLMLPKSDIRCAAGREVYFKGHEKTLFKVADSIFASGYLTEGGQSLEETFRTIEAAGFTWQVESESSH from the coding sequence ATGAATCGACAGACTGCTCTTGAAATTTTGAATGCAAACGCAGATTCTATACCGAACTTGATTGAACAGGCATATCAGTTGCGCACGAAATACAAGGGAAACCGCGTAAGCATCCAGTTGCTCACCAATGTCCGCAGCGGGAATTGCACGCAGAACTGCGCCTATTGCGCCCAGTCGCGCGATTCCGAAGCACCGATTGAAAAGTACCGCTATGTAGAAGACAAAAAACTTTATGGCGACAACGATCTCGTTGACGAAATGCATTTGGCAAGGCACTGCATCGGACTTAGCGGCATTCGATTTGCGGATGACGACATCGAAAAACTGGCCGAACGCATCCGCAAAATGAAAAAGAACGACACGCAAATCTGTTGCTCCATCGGGTTCCTGACCGAAAAGCAGGCGCTGATTCTTAAAGAGGCCGGCCTCAACCGCATCAACCACAACCTGAACAGCAGTCGTCGTTTTTACCCGAGCATCTGCACCACGCACACTTACCAGGAACGAATCGACAACCTGAAAATGTTGAAGGGTCTCGGCTTTGAAATTTGCTCCGGCGGCATCATCGGCATGGGTGAAACGCCCGAAGACGTGGTGGACATGCTTTTTGAACTGCTGGAAATCAATCCCGATTCGGTGCCCATCAATTTCCTGCTCCCGGTAGAAGGCACGCGTCTTGCGGAGCGCGATATTTCGGCACTCACCCCCGAATACTGCATCAAGGTGCTTTGCCTGGCGCGCCTGATGCTCCCGAAATCGGACATCCGCTGCGCCGCCGGCCGCGAGGTGTATTTCAAAGGTCACGAGAAGACGCTCTTCAAGGTAGCCGACTCTATTTTTGCGTCAGGCTACCTCACTGAAGGCGGTCAGAGTCTCGAAGAAACATTCCGCACCATCGAGGCTGCCGGCTTCACCTGGCAAGTAGAAAGCGAATCATCCCACTAG
- the pdxT gene encoding pyridoxal 5'-phosphate synthase glutaminase subunit PdxT, with protein sequence MGINKPQIGVLAVQGAFIEHERILQSLGAEVFEIRQLRDLDRHLDGLVLPGGESTVQGKLLHDLGLFEPLRKKIVEGLPVLATCAGAILLAEKIAGENKAHFATLPAIIRRNAYGRQLGSFFTENEVAHVGKVPQTFIRAPFFESVGDGVEVLSRTASSNTADAPEQIVAVRYKNQIALSFHPELNSDTSIHRYFLKLVG encoded by the coding sequence ATGGGAATTAACAAACCGCAAATTGGCGTGCTCGCGGTGCAGGGGGCATTCATCGAACATGAACGCATTCTGCAATCGCTCGGCGCCGAAGTATTTGAAATCAGGCAGTTGCGCGACCTTGACCGCCATTTAGACGGTCTTGTGCTCCCCGGTGGCGAAAGCACCGTGCAAGGAAAACTGCTCCACGACTTAGGGCTTTTCGAGCCTCTTCGTAAAAAGATTGTCGAAGGCCTGCCCGTACTCGCAACATGTGCCGGCGCAATCCTCCTTGCCGAAAAAATTGCAGGCGAAAACAAGGCGCATTTCGCAACACTCCCCGCGATTATCCGCAGGAATGCTTACGGAAGGCAGCTTGGCAGTTTCTTTACGGAAAACGAAGTCGCGCACGTCGGAAAAGTGCCACAGACCTTTATTCGCGCGCCCTTCTTTGAATCGGTCGGCGATGGCGTCGAAGTCCTTTCGCGTACGGCAAGTTCGAATACTGCAGATGCTCCCGAGCAAATCGTTGCCGTTCGCTACAAGAACCAGATTGCACTTTCGTTCCATCCGGAGCTCAATAGCGACACGAGCATTCACCGGTATTTTTTGAAGCTAGTGGGATGA